Part of the Tolypothrix sp. PCC 7910 genome, GGTGCTAGCTCTAACTTGTAATTCTGGGAAGTAATAAACAATTTGCCCTTCTGGACTTACTTCTGGTTGCCCATTAAATCTTGTGAGTACAGGTAACATATAGTCTTCGTACTCTTGTTGATATTTTTCACCAAGATGATCCAAATAAGGAGCGATTTGTTCTGCTACCACTGCACCACGATGATTGCGAATCACAGCAGCAATTTCTTGCCAACGGCGTTCTTCTAAATTGGCATTAGGATTACCATCACCAAACAAAAATGAAAATACTGCCTCCAAGAAATTTAGATTACTATTCTGGTTTCTTTCACGTCGTCGCTCCTGGTATTCGGTATGATAATTGGGGCTTAAATACCAAAATAAATCAGGAAAAAAGAAGAAGCCTCCACCCCCAGAGTAACTACCTCTATTGTCGCTATCACGATCTGAGTTGAGAGAACTTTGGATTAAGAAGATGGTAATAATAATGAGGACTATAGAAACTATTAAGAAAATTCCAAAGGAAATCCTAATTAAGTAAAATAAAGTCCCCCAAACCTTTTGCCACCATTCTTGAAGGCGTAACTGCAAATATTTGTTGCGTAAAATTGCTCGAAAATCTTTAGGAAATAGGTAAACAATATCACCTGATTCTGCTACTTGTAAATGTCCGCCAGCGTCAGATGCTAAAGCTAATAACCCTTGTCCAGCCTGTGCAATATTTAATCCTGCCTGGGTGGCGACATCACCAACAGTGACACGATAACCCAGTTGTTCCACAGCCTGCATAATGGTGGGATTGGGAGTCATTGCTCTCCCCTCCTGTTAAATATCTTTACTCTCTTTCTTTAAGTATAAAGTTTTATTTGGAAAGGCTGAGGAGAGCGATCGCTAATTCCAAATTCACCTGCAAACAATTCTTGATTTTTGCGAATTTGCTGTTTTGGTTGCCGCTTCATTCATGTTAAAATTGTCTTTCTCGGCTTGGTTAAACAGCAAATTTTCTGCTTGCAATATGGTTCAGTATACTCTCGCTCAAAGTCCAGAAATTATCCTCACTGTTTCTGGCAAAGACTCAGCCAAAGCCCGTGAGAAAGCAATGGATCAACTGATGGAACTGATGGATGCAGGTAAGCTACCCACAGAACTAGAAGAAGGATTTGGCCCTCAACAATTAATTGAAATTAAAGAGCCAGCCACTGATACTACTAGTGGCGAAGATGCTATTACTCAAGCTGTCCAGATTCTTAGCAACTTGGCCACACTCAAGCTCAAAGTTCAAGAATCACGTAATGAAGCCTTAGAAATTCGCAAAGCAGTTGACGTTCTGTTCTCAGATAATTCGGTGACTGAAGAGGAAATTACTCGCCTCAAAGAAGGATTCAAAGTGCTGAAGAATTTTGCCCAAGCTAATCTACGTTTCCAAGAGGCTAGAACTAAAGCCGAACAAGCACGAGAAGTTCTCGATCAGGCTTTAAAATCACCAGATAAATAGCAAGCTGGTCAATTGTAAAATACCCAGAAGTCTTAAGTAAAATTATTCCTTTTATTTACTCAATATTTAGCACTGTTTTGGTAATTGTTAATCACTAACTAAGTTAATTAATTAATTATGAATAACAATTACCCCTATTTCTCGTCTAACTTCGTTTAGCTTTACTGATGTTAGCAGAAGCATTTGCAGAGTTATTATTGGTTGTCACTTTCTCTGCACTAACCTTTTCACCACTCATGCTTTGCCTGTAATAGTGTTGATAGTACTGATAAGAAACAGGCGCAGCATCCTTAGATTTATTAGCTATCATTCCTAACAGAGGAGTACCAGAAATTTGAATTTGTTCTAATGCTTGCTGTAGTGCAGTACGCTTGAGATTGCCTAAACCTGCAACTAGTACAAGCCCATCAGTATTAGCTGCTAATAAGTAAGCATCTCCAAATCCTAAAAGTGGAGGCGTGTCATAAATGACTAAGTCAAAACTAACTTGCAGTTCCTCCATCAGATTCTGCATTTTTTGAGACGCAAGTAACCGCATCGAGTCTGGTGGAATCGGCCCGGCTGGCATCACAAACATATTATCTTCCAGGGGAGATGGCTCAATAACATTGTGCCAGTCTAAATCTTGGGAAATTACATCTGTTAACCCCTGGATGTTCATGAGTCCCACTCGATTGTGTAGGCTAGGCGCACGTAAATTTGCATCCACAAGTAATACTCGTTGTCCCATTGCTGCTGCTGCTTGTGCTAGCTGCGTCGCAATTGTAGACTTACCATCTCCTTGTCCTGCTGAACTAATTACAAGTGAGCGAATTGGTGTATCCGAACCCAAAAGCAGAATATTAGTGTAAAGAGAGCGGAAAACTTCAAAGAAAGAAGACCCTTCTGTATTTTGCACACCTCTGGATACAGAGTCTTTCGTAGTTGCTTCTAGTTCTTTTCTTAAAGGAACTATTCCTAGTAATGGCAACCTGGTAGCATCTTTGAGTTCTTGAGAAGAGTAGAAAATATTACTGAGTTTATCTACAACTAAAGCTGTTCCTACACCCAATAGTAAACCCAATAGACCACCCAGTGCTAAGTTTCTCTTCGCACTGTCTGAAATTGCTAAAGGTTCATTGACTTTAGAAAGTTGCGGATCTAGCAGCACCCAAGGTTGTTGTTTTTGAGCTTTCTCAATTTGCAAAGCTTGTTGTTTACTTGTAAATTGAGTTAGAGCCTCGTTAGCAATTTGTAATTCTCTTTGAATGTTGTCGTAATTGCGGCTAATCGTTGCCAGCTTTCTAACTTCACTGTAAATATTATTAATTTTTTCATCTAGCGAGCGATCGCGCGCTGAAAGTTCTTGAATGCGGCTTTGAAAATCCTTTTGTACACGCGCTTCTTCTTGTGCCAGCAATGGAAGTAAAGATTCTTTCTTTTGCCTTAAAGTCACCATTGCCGGGTTTTCATCTGTAAACACGGCTGATTGTTGCTTAATCGCAATATCTGCTGCTTGAATCTGATCCAGAATCTTTTGATAACGAGCATTATCACTTAATAAAGAATTACCAGCCCTCTCTCCAGGATCTTTGGATAATTCTCGTTGTAATTCCTCATATCTAGCTACCATCTGTTCTAGCTGGACTCGATTCTCTATTCGCTGCTGGCGAAAAAGTGTCAGTTGACCGGATAGCTCTTGACTTTTCTGGACAGGTTCAATCAAGTTATTGTCCAGACGCAAATTTCGCAATTGCTCTTGCCAGTATTTTAAACTCTTCTCTAATGGCTGTCTTTGTCTGCCTACAAACTGAATAGCCACTTCTACTTCTGATTGCCGTTCCTGTAAACTATATTGCAGATACGCGTCAGCAAGTAACTTTAAAACATCAGTAACTAGTTGTTGATCTGAGTTCTCATACTCGATGCTTAAGATATTTGGCTTTTTAGATGAGATAGTTAAGTAGTAGACCAGTGAGTCATAAGTGATGCCTGGGTATTGATCCTGAAGCTTTTCCACAATAGGAGCCAACACTTTAGGACTCTGTAGAACCGTAATTGTCGTCTGAATTTCTTTCGTCGATTCAGGAGGTGAGATTTTATCTTGACTACTTATAGATTGAGGAACATTAGCTGTAACCTTATCCTCACCAGTCACAGGCTTGGTAAGAATATCAAAAGTTCCTTGGTAAATTGGGGGATCTGTTTCCGCCTTAAGTACTGCTGCTGTTGCCACTAAAGCAGTTGTACCACCTATTAACAATAATCTGCGACGCAAAACGGCTCCAACTTGACCCAGGTTTAATCCACCTTCTTCATCGTTTAACTGGGTAAAGTTTGCTTGTGATAAGGGGTGAGAATATTTTTCCGACTTCAGCATAGCATTTGTCAACTAAACTACTTATTATTCCTGTAAAAGGTGAATTCTTCGATTCAATCTTGGATAGGTAGTTAGATTGCTCCGAAGTAAGCTTGTGTGTTTCTGCACCCTCGTAAATCAATATAACTGTATTGACTACTTAGACAATAACTTTTATTAAGTAATATCTTTTATATAAATAATACTTATGTAAAAGATTTACCTTTAATATCTAGATATAAAGCTCAAATAAATTTGAATACATGTACTTCCACTACAGTAGCATTACGCAAGAAGAATTGGTGAAATTATTTAAAAGATTAAGTAGAATTTTCTTAACATATGCCAGTTTTTCAAGTATAAATACGGTTAAATCCCTCTTAAGAAGTACCTCAGTACTCATCTTTAACGAGTAAATATACTCAAAGAATATTCCTTTCTCTACTTTTCCAACCTTCAATCAGCAACTGTAGAGCAGGTAAAATTTGGTCTCCATAAATAGCTGTAATTGCAAGCATTTATGCTTTAACACAATTATTTGGGCAGGATTTACTGTTCACTTAAGCTCTGCTCAGGATAAATTATGAATATGCATTGTAAAGCAGAGATAACTTTCTTGTCTCCATCCCTACTTACAAATAAAAAATATTGTGTATTATAGCGAATTGGTAAACTATAAAAACTGTATAGTATATATGTGTTATGAATGGATATTATTTATATAACTGGGGCGCTAGGATTCGAACCTAGGGATGGCGGGACCAAAACCCGCTGCCTTACCACTTGGCTACGCCCCAACAAGCGATTGCACTTTAGATAATATAGCAGCTACTGCTGGGTTAGTGTCAAGTACTTTGAGAAAAAAAATTTAAGATTATTTGCTTTGCTTTATGTAAACATAGCAAATATACTGGTAAAATTTTTTTGAATTGTATAAAACTAACTACTACTATCTTGAACTTCTAGCTGTGTTTGAGGATTAAGCATTTGCCTACTCATCTGTCGGTGATGCCATTGCAAGCCAATTAAAATAGCGACAGTCATTGTTTGACCTGGTTCCTCCATTTGAGTAATGATCAGTCCGTAAATTAACAAAGTCAGCATTAGCAATTTGCTTAAATCGTCACGACACAGACGGTTCCAAACGATATACCCCAAATAGAGATAGGACATTAAACCAACGAGGCCTAAATCTCCCCAAATACCAGCCCAGCTAAAAAGAGGCATAAACAAGGAAGATTCTAGAATCAGCCAGTTAGAGTTGACATAAGCCCAAATTTCTTCCGTGACAGGATGAGTGGTTACACCTAACGGAGCTAGCATAGCTGCATAATCCCGGAATACCCAACCTCCTAATCTGCTTACGGTGTGACCAGGGCCCAAGCCCAACAACCAATTGAATGGAGAACGAAAGTAACCAGATATCATGTTAATACCTGCTATTTTAGCTTGATAACCTTCACCATTAGGAGGAATGTAAAGCGATGTTCTATTCGCCCAATATTTGAATGCAGCTAAAGCTTCTATATCCAAATTTTCAATTATCCAAAAAAAACCTCCAACAACAATAACTACAGCTACGAAATACAACAGCAGCTTACGCAAATCACTAAATTTTGTTAGCACCAAAAGTATCCAAGCTAGGAAAAAAACTACTAATATTTGCTTAGAGTCAGAAATTATTAAGTGGTAAAATGAAGCGAAGATACAAAATACTCGCCACCAAAGCGGAGCGCTTTTAGTACTAGTAAAGTAGTATAAAGCTACACTTATAGAAACTGATACAGATACATAATTACCTGCTCCAGATAAATAGAATACGCCTTGAACATTATCTAATAATGAGTATTGAGTATATTTAAGTATCCCTGTAATTAAAAGAAAGTATTGAGCAACAGCCAAAACTATATTAATAGTTGCAGATCCCAAAATGAAAGATCTTAAGTTGCTCAAGCTGGCTATCGATAATGGCAAACAAGATATTGCCAGCAAAAGCATAAAAGGTTCAGTGAGTAATATAAAATCTAAAACTACGTTAATAAAACCTGCATGATTTAATAAGGCACTTGCAAGCATTACACATAGTACAATCAGTAAACCAACTAGAATTTCTCTAGCAAATTTTATCTGTACCCGATTTTTTGTAGAAGTACTATTTATAACTATTAATAATACTACCGGGACAATTAAAAAATGGACAAAGTTGATAATTGATGGTATACCAACTTCACTAATAATACGAGGATAAAAGGCGCTAGCAAAGGCTAACAATATTAAAAATATATTTCTAATATACCCTGGTTTCTTTTTTTGATAAATTACTGGTTCATGAATCGAACTATCCATATATTTTCCATAAAATTCATTTAATTAATTGAGATGTTATCAATTAATTTTTTCCAAACAGAGACTTGTAAGCCTAAAATATTGATAACTAAGCATTTAAAATTTTTATATCTTATCATAAAATTTGAGGTATTGATGAGCAGTGGTTAGTTTACAAAAACGTTTATCTGGAATAATGCCATAAGAACCCTGCTCCGATAAGGACTCAGTAATAGCGGTAGCAATATTTTGGGCTATATCTCCCTGCAATTCAAAATAATTGCAATTACTATTGCCAATTTCTCTAAATATAGGAATATTAGAGCAGACTACTTTACAAGCAAGAGATAATGCTTCAGCCAAAGGTAAACAAAAACCTTCCGTTGAAGACGGCACAACCAAAAGTTGACTATTCTCATACAACCAACGCAGTTCCTCATCTTTTATTGAGGTCATAAGCAGAATACGGTCTTGTAGAGAAAGTGCTTGGATTAGGTTATGAATATTCTCCGTTTCTGGGCCAGTACTACCTACAATAATTAACTGAGTAGAATCATTTATCTGTTTATTCTTCAATAATAAATAATAAGATTTGATAAGAAGATCCAAATTCTTATTTTTGCGATGCTGGGCAACAGCTAGTAAAAAAGGTAAATTAATATTAGTGGATTTGGGAATTTGAGCAGTAATCTGACTAAAATCAACATAATTATAGATTACAGCGGTTTTTTTACGCTTTTCAACTTTTGGGAAATATTCTTTTAATTTCTCTAAAGTATATTGAGAAACGCAAGATAAACCATCACTATTATTAATACATTGCTTTAAAAAAAACTGGTTGAATATTACATTAGGGTAACCAAAATTTTCAGGATACTCATAAGGATATAAATCATGAATAGTAGCTACCACAGGACACGGGAAAAGTTGACGAATAAACGGTAGCGGAAATGAAAGATGGACTAAATCTGCATGATGTTGTTTGGCGAGTTGAGGTAACCCCCATAAATACCAAATATTTCTGTTGACTGCAGTATTATTAATATCTACACTTACCAAGCTAATTTTTTTTGATTCTAGAGAAAAAGAAGTTTCAAAATATTCATTTTGCCATGAGCCTATAAGCAAAGTAACTTTACTAGTTTTATCTGTATCAGCAAGGCATTTTGCAAGATTTGCGGCATGTCTACAAACTCCAGTAGGTTTTGTTGGTCTATGTAAAGCAGCAATTAAAATATGCATGATTTAATTAAATAACTGACTATTGATTCAGATAAAACGTTGTACTTATTTTAAGTAAGAAACTAAGTACTGAATAAATATTTAGCAATTGTTCTATTTTTCATCAGCAAATGCACAGCTAGCCAGCTAATAAAAAAACTAGGTAAAGAAAATATCATTTGAGAAAGAATAGTTACTTGTTCTAGAATATGAGGTTGTGTTCTTTTGATTAAAATTTCTATAAAATTAATTGCCAAAGGGTGAAACAAGTAAATTCCAAAAGAGCATAATCCTAGATTTCTTATAAACCTGTTGTTACTTAAATGGTGAGACAAAGCAATGCCAAATGCTAGTAGAGAGTATCCTAATAAAACTTCTCTAAAGCCACTAGGTAAAAATAAATCACCAAAAAAGTTAATAATAATAAATATCAATAAGGCTAAAGTAGCAGCAGTAAGTTGTGAGAATGGCAATCTAAAATTGGTTTCAAACCGAATAAATCTCCATGTTATGGCAATCAAGAAGTAAGGCAGACATCTGACTAACCAAGCGGCGATCACAGAAATCAATCTCAGTAATTCATTGATATGGCTATGGTTAGGGATCAATTTATTTAACAAACTTTGAAAAGCTATGTTAGGCCCTAATAAAAATGCATTGTTAGTTGCAATCAGTAAGTGATAAAATATAAGACCTAAGAAAACTAAAATGAACGGTAATACAATATGCATTTCTAATTGTTCTAAGTAAAATGCAACTATTATCAGTGAAGTTCCTACTAGCAGTAAGGGTAGAAAATATAACTGAATTGCTGCTCCTCCATAAAAAATTATTGAAAATGGATCTTTAAATAATTCCTTTAGCTTATTATCTTGATCTAATGCTGAAAACATTATTGTTTTAACCAGCAAAAATATTACTGTCCAGATGATATAGGGCAGGAAAATACGCCGTAATCTAACTTGCCAATAATCCCATGATAAATCAGGATTACGCCTACAAATTAGTAAATAAAATGACGTAGCTAAGAAGAAAGGTACAGGAAAGTCAAATAAATATGAAAGCTTTGCAGATAAAGGGTTTACTGTAGCCCAACTTTTATCACCAGAATGCAATAAAACAACACCATATGCTGCAATACCACGACATAAATCTATTCCAGCAAATCTTGCTTTATTCTCCATTTTACTGTCCTCGAATATTTTCTAGTTAAACACTAAATCATTTATCACCTATCAATAATTGAACAGTCTTTTTGTTGAGTTTTAAGCAAAAATTATTTTTGCAAGGTGTAGTAGTACTAATTTGTTTTTTAGTTTAAAAAATTAGCTCAGTTAAGTACTTTTGGTTTTTGAAAAGATATGACTTCTTCATAGACTTGAGCCAGGCGTTTACCCATAACCTGCCAACTATAAGTATCTCGAACTAACTGCCGTCCCGCTTGTCCCATGCGGACGCGCAGTTCTGGATCTTTAGCTAAGGTAATCAAGGCTTTTGACATATCATCAACTGCTTGCTCTGGATTAATTGCAGCAATTTTAAAGCCAGTCTCTGCTGTTACCTGCTGCGCTGGGCCTCCTAAATCTAAACAGACAACTGGGCGGCCTGTTGCCATAGCTTCAATACATACCCATCCACCAGAGTCATGTAAACTTGGGTGAACTAATATATGACAATTTCCTAAATTTTCTAGGGTCTTTTCGCGAGGTAATCTACCCCAAAATTTCACTTTATGTGCAATGCCTAACTCATTTGCCAGGCTTTGCAATCGTTCCCATTCTGGCCCATCTCCAACTATCCAATATTCTGCTTCAGCTAAGTTTGCTTTTGCAAAAGCCCGCAACCCCAAATGAAAGCCTTTCCAATGCAAAAGTCTGCCCATACTAATAAACCTTACAGGTTGCTGGGGCGGGATTGGGTATTGGTTAAGTAAAGTGATTTCTTCTGTAAGTAAACCTGATTCGGAAAGAATATCTACAGATTGGACACCCATTTGATATAACTTTTTAGCTGTATCTTCAGTTGTGGCTCTGACCACAGCACTTTTTCTTGCAGTTATATGTACAAACGGATCGAGTTCCCCTAAAGAACGAGAGATAATACGTGCTGCTTCGTAAGCTTTAGCACGGAAGTCGAAATCTTGCCAAAACGCTGCTGG contains:
- a CDS encoding glycosyltransferase family 1 protein encodes the protein MHILIAALHRPTKPTGVCRHAANLAKCLADTDKTSKVTLLIGSWQNEYFETSFSLESKKISLVSVDINNTAVNRNIWYLWGLPQLAKQHHADLVHLSFPLPFIRQLFPCPVVATIHDLYPYEYPENFGYPNVIFNQFFLKQCINNSDGLSCVSQYTLEKLKEYFPKVEKRKKTAVIYNYVDFSQITAQIPKSTNINLPFLLAVAQHRKNKNLDLLIKSYYLLLKNKQINDSTQLIIVGSTGPETENIHNLIQALSLQDRILLMTSIKDEELRWLYENSQLLVVPSSTEGFCLPLAEALSLACKVVCSNIPIFREIGNSNCNYFELQGDIAQNIATAITESLSEQGSYGIIPDKRFCKLTTAHQYLKFYDKI
- a CDS encoding tyrosine-protein kinase domain-containing protein: MLKSEKYSHPLSQANFTQLNDEEGGLNLGQVGAVLRRRLLLIGGTTALVATAAVLKAETDPPIYQGTFDILTKPVTGEDKVTANVPQSISSQDKISPPESTKEIQTTITVLQSPKVLAPIVEKLQDQYPGITYDSLVYYLTISSKKPNILSIEYENSDQQLVTDVLKLLADAYLQYSLQERQSEVEVAIQFVGRQRQPLEKSLKYWQEQLRNLRLDNNLIEPVQKSQELSGQLTLFRQQRIENRVQLEQMVARYEELQRELSKDPGERAGNSLLSDNARYQKILDQIQAADIAIKQQSAVFTDENPAMVTLRQKKESLLPLLAQEEARVQKDFQSRIQELSARDRSLDEKINNIYSEVRKLATISRNYDNIQRELQIANEALTQFTSKQQALQIEKAQKQQPWVLLDPQLSKVNEPLAISDSAKRNLALGGLLGLLLGVGTALVVDKLSNIFYSSQELKDATRLPLLGIVPLRKELEATTKDSVSRGVQNTEGSSFFEVFRSLYTNILLLGSDTPIRSLVISSAGQGDGKSTIATQLAQAAAAMGQRVLLVDANLRAPSLHNRVGLMNIQGLTDVISQDLDWHNVIEPSPLEDNMFVMPAGPIPPDSMRLLASQKMQNLMEELQVSFDLVIYDTPPLLGFGDAYLLAANTDGLVLVAGLGNLKRTALQQALEQIQISGTPLLGMIANKSKDAAPVSYQYYQHYYRQSMSGEKVSAEKVTTNNNSANASANISKAKRS
- a CDS encoding acyltransferase family protein → MENKARFAGIDLCRGIAAYGVVLLHSGDKSWATVNPLSAKLSYLFDFPVPFFLATSFYLLICRRNPDLSWDYWQVRLRRIFLPYIIWTVIFLLVKTIMFSALDQDNKLKELFKDPFSIIFYGGAAIQLYFLPLLLVGTSLIIVAFYLEQLEMHIVLPFILVFLGLIFYHLLIATNNAFLLGPNIAFQSLLNKLIPNHSHINELLRLISVIAAWLVRCLPYFLIAITWRFIRFETNFRLPFSQLTAATLALLIFIIINFFGDLFLPSGFREVLLGYSLLAFGIALSHHLSNNRFIRNLGLCSFGIYLFHPLAINFIEILIKRTQPHILEQVTILSQMIFSLPSFFISWLAVHLLMKNRTIAKYLFST
- a CDS encoding glycosyltransferase family 4 protein; translated protein: MKILISAYSCEPGKGSERGVGWNVVWEAAKYNEVWVLTRPDESKEAIEAELASHPNPNLHFVYFTLPLLGGLWRLGSNGAMQIHYYLWQIQAYFVARKLHREIGFDVAHHVTFVKYSNPSFLSLLPIPFIWGPVGGGETAPAAFWQDFDFRAKAYEAARIISRSLGELDPFVHITARKSAVVRATTEDTAKKLYQMGVQSVDILSESGLLTEEITLLNQYPIPPQQPVRFISMGRLLHWKGFHLGLRAFAKANLAEAEYWIVGDGPEWERLQSLANELGIAHKVKFWGRLPREKTLENLGNCHILVHPSLHDSGGWVCIEAMATGRPVVCLDLGGPAQQVTAETGFKIAAINPEQAVDDMSKALITLAKDPELRVRMGQAGRQLVRDTYSWQVMGKRLAQVYEEVISFQKPKVLN